Part of the Bacteroidales bacterium genome is shown below.
TTGATTAAAGATGCAAAAGATGCTGTTTCAATCCCGGTAATTGCAAGTATCAACTGTGTTTCTACACATGAATGGTCATTCTTTGCAAAAAAAATTGAAGAAGCCGGGGCAGATGCTGTTGAACTTAATATATTCATAGCACCTACCGACACATCAAAAACAAGTAAAGAAAAAGAACAAATTTATTTTGATATTATAGGCAAAATAACTTCATCAATTCAAATTCCTGTTATTATTAAAATGAGCTACTATTTTACAAATTTAGGAAGTATGATTAAAAGATTATCAGAAACAAACATTAAAGGTCTGGTTTTGTTCAATCGTTTTTTCAGCCCTGATATTGATATAAACTCAAATAAAATAATACCGGTAAACATTTTCAGTACACCGAGCGAATTACCCACTTCTTTACGTTGGATAGCAATTTCTTCAAATAACGTTTCGTGCGATTTAGCTGCTTCAACCGGTGTGCATAACGGAGAAGGTGTAATTAAACAAATTTTAGCAGGAGCAGATGCAGTTCAAATTGTATCTGCAATGTATAAAAACGGCATAGGGGTAATCAAAAAAATGCTTACTGAACTTGAAAATTATATGGCCGAAAAAAATTATGATAAATTATCTTACTTTCAAGGATTAATGAGCCATAAGCATACTGAAAATCCGGCATTATATGAACGCGTACAATTTATGCGATATTTCTCGGCAAGAGATATAACTTAACACAATAAAAAAACATTATGAAAACCAGACTTTATCTGTTAACCTTTGTCCTTGTTGCTGTTGTAATTATCGGTTTCGGATATGCCGGAATGACTTTGTCATTAAATTATATGCAACAAAAGTATATAGAGTTACAACTTGATATTAATAAAAGGCAAGCAGAAAATATGGCTGCTTTTCTTGAAAATCAACTTAAAAACGGCAGCTCAAAGCAAGAAGTCAGAGATAATTTGCAAACTGCTCTCGTAGGTTCAGATGCTGAAAAAGGTTTTTTATGTATGTTTGATAAATATGATGCAGAAATGATTTGTCATCCTGACGAAAACCAAATAGGAATGAAACTTCCTGCAAGCATGAGTTTTGAAAATGCAGAAACAGGTGAAACTGACAAAACAAGAAATGTTATTTTGGAAGGTCTTGCAACAGGAGGTTTATTCCATAAAGAAAACGGAACTGATATTGCTTATATGGTTCCCGTAAAAGGAACGGGGTGGATGATTTCGGCACATGAAAACATAGAAAACATCAGGGCTGAAATAATGAGCCAAAAAGAAATGTTTCTTTTGGGTTTTCTCGTGATAAGTATAGTTTCTGCAATAGTTGCAACTTTAATGGCAAGACTTGTGGGAAGAAGGTATGAGAAAAAAATTGAAGAACAAAACATATTATTAGAAAATACCAATGAAGAATTAAACACAACAAATAATGAACTTCATGCAAAACATAAAGAAATAAGTTTGCAAAAAAAGGTTATTGAAGATCAGCATGAGCAGGTTAAAGAAAAAAATGAAGAGTTAAAATCTATAAATGAAGAATTAACTCAAAAAAATCATGAAATCAACCTACAAAAAACAATAATAGAAGATCAACACGATCATGTTAAAAAACAAAATGAACAAATTTCAGAACAAAATGAACAGATAAAATCAAGTATTCTTTATGCCAGAAGAATACAAGAAGCCCTACTTCCGCCGAATTCTCAGATACAAGAAGTTATTAATGAGCATTTCATTATCTTCAAACCGAAAGATATTGTAAGCGGAGATTTTTATTGGTTTAAAAAAATTAATAACAATATTGTATTTGCAGCTGCAGACTCTACCGGACACGGAGTTCCCGGGGCTTTTATGAGTATGCTCGGAATTGCTTTTATGAATGAAATAGTAACAGAAGATTTTCATAGTTCAGCTTCTTGTTCTGCGTCAACTATTTTGGATGATTTGAGAGAAAAAGTAAAGAACACATTACACCAAACAGGTGAAGATGATCAAACAAAAGACGGAATGGATATGGCTTTAATTTTGTTGAATACGGAAAACCTTGTTATGCAATTTGCAGGTGCATATAATCCTTTGTACATAGTAAGAAACAATAAACTTACCGAAGTTCCGGCAGATAAAATGCCGGTAGGTGTTTATTTAAAAGACAGCGAAACTTTTACAAATAAAAAGGCTCAACTTCAAAAAGGCGATATTTTATATATGTTTTCTGACGGTTATTACGATCAATTCGGCGGAGATAACGGAAGAAAATTTATGAAAAAACGTTTTCGTGAATTATTGGAAGAAGTGTCCGATAAAAATATGAACGAACAAAAACAAGTTTTGGAAAATACATTAGCAGAATGGCAAGGTAAACATGAGCAAGCAGATGATATTTTGGTTATAGGCATAAAAATATAATCGTGTTTTTAAACATTAACTAAATCCCTACATCATATTTTTGTCTAATATTTTAATCGGATTCAAATTATTAAGATTAAATGTAAATCTTATTCTCTCAAAGTAAGTATCTGTCATTACATCGTTAATGTCAATTAACCTTTCCGACATTAATAAGGGAAGATATACTTCAACATTTTTTCTGAATAAACTTAATTTAACACCGCTTTCCCAAGCAAAATTATCTAAAACAAACCTTGAAGGAACAATTTCGGCTTCCGAAAAATATGCAATATTAAAAAATAACTTCAGAGGAATTATTTTCGGCAAATAAGGTAAATCGGAGCTGATATTTAATGATAATAAATAATTATCGGTATTTCCGAACGGTGAGTATGTAACAAAAGCTCCGTCGCTTGCAACAAATTGACTTCCTGCGAAAGAGTTGTTTACAGGTTCATATCTTCCCAAAAATACTTCCTCGTACATATAATCATTTTGCCCTGATATTCCGCTTAAATTGAAATGATATACATTGTTGAGATTATCTTCTTTATACAAAAATGTTCCTGCAAACAATCTGAAATCAACAGCTTTATTTTTTGTATATTTAACTTTATAGTTTGCGGTTACCGATGCTTTTCCGAACATATTCGAAAATGTAGAATTAAACTCAAATATGTAAGGGGAAAAACTTCTGTTATTTATATGTGAGAAGTTAAAATTTAAGTATTGATTAAACTGTTCAGCGTCAAGAACAAACATATATTCAGGGTTGCTTGCAAAAATAGTATTCAAAACTATTATATTTTTCACTTTGCTGCGTCCTGTTTTATTTTTGAAAAGAATTTTAACTTCCGGCTTTACTTTTTGGAAATTATTCTCAAATAAGTTCTCAGAAAAAGCATATTGCTTACCTGAAACAGAAAATTTTAAACTTTGAATAAAATTATTATAAGGATAAAACGTATAGGCAAAATTTGCAGAACCGGCAATATTTTGTGAGCCGAATGCATACATAGGCATAATTTGGTACTCAAATTTGTTTTTAGGTAAAACAGAATTATAGAATATTGCACCTAACATAAATTTATTGTAATTATTCCACCCGACTGCCGGAATAAAATTAATTTGAGTTTTTTCTGAATTTTCAAGTATCCCAAAGAATTTAAATCTTAACGGTTCAAATTTCCTGAATATGCCTTTTGTTTTATAAATATTATTTTTTCTGTAAAGTTCAAGCATATTTAATTCGGCATCAACAACAACTTTATCAACACTTGAATTAAAATCAAATGTTTTTTTACCGCTGAAACCCGAAAACCATTGAGAAGAAATTATTGAATCATTTTTAATTCCGTTAAGCAAAACAGGAGAATTTATTTTTCCGATATTCTTTAAGGTAATTTTATTATTTTTTGCTTTTATTATTTTATAGTCAACTTTTTTTGTTGTTTTCAGTAAATCATCAAACACCCATGATAAATCATCTTCTGTTTCCGTTTCAAATATATTCTGAATGTCCTCAGGATAAGGATGTTTAAACTTCCAATCATTATAAAACTTGTGCATTATTTTATCAAACTTATCCTTACCTAAGTATGTTGACAGATAATCAAAAATACGAGCAACTTTCATATAATTTATCGTTCCGTAATTCATATTACTGAATTTTTCTGCCGAAATTGATGCTTGTTGGTCAATATTCATACGCGCAGAAACAAGATAAGCCAATTCCTGAAAAGTTTTGTATCGTAAATTTTCAATATCAAAAAACTCTGCGGTATTTTTCGGAATTCCTGCTAAATGATAAAACACATCATCTTTACCGTATTTTTCTTTCATGTATCGAGCTTCGCTGAAACTGTTAATACCTTCATCTTGCCATGTAAATTTTCTCTCATTAAAACCGAGAATACCGTAAAACCAATTATGCCCTACTTCATGCATTATAACCATTTCTAAAGAACGTGCATTTCGTGAGTTTCCTATAACGGTAATATTAGGGTATTCCATACCGCCTCCGGCACTCAGCGACGAATGAACCGCCGTACAGTGTTTATAAGGATAATTACCGTATTTCTCGGAATAAAAATATACAGCATCGTTAATATATTCAAGGGATTTTTTCCATAAATCAGCATTTTTATTAGGAAACATAGCCCATGTCGTAACTTTTTGCTCAGAACCGGGAAGTTTAACTTCACC
Proteins encoded:
- a CDS encoding SpoIIE family protein phosphatase, translated to MKTRLYLLTFVLVAVVIIGFGYAGMTLSLNYMQQKYIELQLDINKRQAENMAAFLENQLKNGSSKQEVRDNLQTALVGSDAEKGFLCMFDKYDAEMICHPDENQIGMKLPASMSFENAETGETDKTRNVILEGLATGGLFHKENGTDIAYMVPVKGTGWMISAHENIENIRAEIMSQKEMFLLGFLVISIVSAIVATLMARLVGRRYEKKIEEQNILLENTNEELNTTNNELHAKHKEISLQKKVIEDQHEQVKEKNEELKSINEELTQKNHEINLQKTIIEDQHDHVKKQNEQISEQNEQIKSSILYARRIQEALLPPNSQIQEVINEHFIIFKPKDIVSGDFYWFKKINNNIVFAAADSTGHGVPGAFMSMLGIAFMNEIVTEDFHSSASCSASTILDDLREKVKNTLHQTGEDDQTKDGMDMALILLNTENLVMQFAGAYNPLYIVRNNKLTEVPADKMPVGVYLKDSETFTNKKAQLQKGDILYMFSDGYYDQFGGDNGRKFMKKRFRELLEEVSDKNMNEQKQVLENTLAEWQGKHEQADDILVIGIKI
- a CDS encoding dihydroorotate dehydrogenase-like protein, which produces MTDLSTEFAGLKLKNPIIAGSCGLTGSIEHIKEIEENGAGAIVLKSIFEEEITNEYEKILQEAQSDNRHEIDLDYFDYKIKQDNLDNYISLIKDAKDAVSIPVIASINCVSTHEWSFFAKKIEEAGADAVELNIFIAPTDTSKTSKEKEQIYFDIIGKITSSIQIPVIIKMSYYFTNLGSMIKRLSETNIKGLVLFNRFFSPDIDINSNKIIPVNIFSTPSELPTSLRWIAISSNNVSCDLAASTGVHNGEGVIKQILAGADAVQIVSAMYKNGIGVIKKMLTELENYMAEKNYDKLSYFQGLMSHKHTENPALYERVQFMRYFSARDIT
- a CDS encoding M1 family metallopeptidase, with the translated sequence MKTQLYLITTIIIFANFNLFAQNYFHQEVNYNIRVSLNDIKHELSAFETIEYINNSPDNLDFIYFHLWPNAYDNNKTALAKQILEDKYGKLFENEELRGYIDSLDFKVNGKTIKWEYDKKNIDICKLYLNTSVKTGEKIIITTPFHVKLPKGVTSRLGHVGQSYQITQWYPKPAVYDKFGWHQMPYLNQGEFYSEFGSFDISITLPENYIVGATGNLQNQEEINRLNELAEKTAKIDSFNKKDASFPESSEKLKTIRFIQHNVHDFAWFADKRFHVLKGEVKLPGSEQKVTTWAMFPNKNADLWKKSLEYINDAVYFYSEKYGNYPYKHCTAVHSSLSAGGGMEYPNITVIGNSRNARSLEMVIMHEVGHNWFYGILGFNERKFTWQDEGINSFSEARYMKEKYGKDDVFYHLAGIPKNTAEFFDIENLRYKTFQELAYLVSARMNIDQQASISAEKFSNMNYGTINYMKVARIFDYLSTYLGKDKFDKIMHKFYNDWKFKHPYPEDIQNIFETETEDDLSWVFDDLLKTTKKVDYKIIKAKNNKITLKNIGKINSPVLLNGIKNDSIISSQWFSGFSGKKTFDFNSSVDKVVVDAELNMLELYRKNNIYKTKGIFRKFEPLRFKFFGILENSEKTQINFIPAVGWNNYNKFMLGAIFYNSVLPKNKFEYQIMPMYAFGSQNIAGSANFAYTFYPYNNFIQSLKFSVSGKQYAFSENLFENNFQKVKPEVKILFKNKTGRSKVKNIIVLNTIFASNPEYMFVLDAEQFNQYLNFNFSHINNRSFSPYIFEFNSTFSNMFGKASVTANYKVKYTKNKAVDFRLFAGTFLYKEDNLNNVYHFNLSGISGQNDYMYEEVFLGRYEPVNNSFAGSQFVASDGAFVTYSPFGNTDNYLLSLNISSDLPYLPKIIPLKLFFNIAYFSEAEIVPSRFVLDNFAWESGVKLSLFRKNVEVYLPLLMSERLIDINDVMTDTYFERIRFTFNLNNLNPIKILDKNMM